A window of the Procambarus clarkii isolate CNS0578487 chromosome 19, FALCON_Pclarkii_2.0, whole genome shotgun sequence genome harbors these coding sequences:
- the LOC138366399 gene encoding uncharacterized protein, with protein MGILWEYYGNTMEIPWEYHGNTMGIEEQYHPEALSQFIPAQNKIMQMRTPLLNEASNGTNQRPTSAVRDQRQRSETNVSGQRPTSAVRDQRQRSETNVSTHRPTSAVRDQRQRSETNVSGQRPTSALTDQRQRSETNVSGQRPTSALTDQRQRSETNVSGQRTTSALTDQRQRSETNVSGQRPTSALTDQRQHSQTNVSGQRPTSAVRDQRQRSETNVSTHRPTSAVRDQRQHSQTNVSGQRPTSALTDQRLRSETNVGTHRPTSAVRDQRQHSQTNVSGQRPTSALTDQRQRSETNVSTHRPTSAVRD; from the exons ATGGGGATACTATGGGAATACTATGGGAATACTATGGAAATACCATGGGAATACCATGGAAATACCATGGGAATAGAAGAGCAGTACCACCCCGAGGCACTAAGCCAGTTCATCCCAGCCCAAAACaaaataatgcaaatgaggactCCTTTGTTGAACGAGGCAAGCAATGGAACAAA CCAGAGACCAACGTCAGCGGTCAGAGACCAACGTCAGCGGTCAGAGACCAACGTCAGCGGTCAGAGACCAACGTCAGCGGTCAGAGACCAACGTCAGCGGTCAGAGACCAACGTCAGCACTCACAGACCAACGTCAGCGGTCAGAGACCAACGTCAGCGGTCAGAGACCAACGTCAGCGGTCAGAGACCAACGTCAGCACTCACAGACCAACGTCAGCGGTCAGAGACCAACGTCAGCGGTCAGAGACCAACGTCAGCACTCACAGACCAACGTCAGCGGTCAGAGACCAACGTCAGCGGTCAGAGAACAACGTCAGCACTCACAGACCAACGTCAGCGGTCAGAGACCAACGTCAGCGGTCAGAGACCAACGTCAGCACTCACAGACCAACGTCAGCACTCACAGACCAACGTCAGCGGTCAGAGACCAACGTCAGCGGTCAGAGACCAACGTCAGCGGTCAGAGACCAACGTCAGCACTCACAGACCAACGTCAGCGGTCAGAGACCAACGTCAGCACTCACAGACCAACGTCAGCGGTCAGAGACCCACGTCAGCACTCACAGACCAACGTCTGCGGTCAGAGACCAACGTCGGCACTCACAGACCAACGTCAGCGGTCAGAGACCAACGTCAGCACTCACAGACCAACGTCAGCGGTCAGAGACCCACGTCAGCACTCACAGACCAACGTCAGCGGTCAGAGACCAACGTCAGCACTCACAGACCAACGTCAGCGGTCAGAGACTAA
- the Oli gene encoding class E basic helix-loop-helix protein 22 gives MMSAFPYPAMLGVQHLMGGDLRPSQLGPARRPDHDPTTTPTPYYHRDLHHAHARDDHAASRDSMQLLRNDLLGLNRSHMVARDMAGAAPQEDPGAARSMPTLQPLEHSMAGNIENQDPASGRGSPAVKEERDPRDDNTTGSCSDDELPRGPGGPPGALPSGTKKIRQQKHVRLSVNARERRRMHDLNDALDELRSVIPYAHSPSVRKLSKIATLLLAKNFILMQSNAIEELRRVVTYLNQPGAHLPHLPPSVAFDTGSSLGSEAVLPTTPGFPRLPPQPHNAPRSTKLQQPLFNDPSPPFKSQS, from the coding sequence ATGATGAGCGCCTTCCCCTACCCGGCCATGTTGGGGGTGCAGCACCTGATGGGCGGAGACCTGCGCCCCTCCCAGCTGGGCCCCGCCCGCCGCCCAGAccacgaccccaccaccacgcccacgccATATTACCACCGCGACCTCCACCACGCCCACGCCAGGGACGACCATGCGGCTTCCCGCGACTCTATGCAACTACTCCGCAACGACCTTCTTGGACTCAATCGCAGTCACATGGTTGCGCGGGACATGGCGGGCGCGGCGCCTCAGGAGGACCCGGGGGCCGCACGGAGCATGCCCACGCTCCAGCCTCTGGAACATTCCATGGCAGGCAACATAGAGAACCAGGACCCCGCCAGTGGGCGCGGCTCCCCCGCCGTCAAGGAAGAACGCGACCCCCGCGACGACAACACGACCGGCTCCTGTAGCGACGACGAGTTGCCCCGCGGCCCCGGGGGGCCTCCGGGAGCCCTACCATCTGGCACTAAAAAAATCCGCCAGCAGAAACATGTAAGACTTTCTGTCAATGCCCGCGAGCGACGACGCATGCACGACCTAAACGACGCCCTGGATGAGCTGCGATCAGTTATCCCCTACGCCCACTCCCCCTCCGTCAGGAAGCTCTCAAAGATTGCCACACTTTTACTGGCCAAGAATTTCATCCTCATGCAATCCAACGCCATTGAAGAGCTGCGGCGGGTGGTGACTTACCTCAACCAACCTGGCGCCCATTTGCCGCATTTGCCACCCTCAGTGGCCTTCGATACCGGCAGCAGCCTGGGGAGTGAGGCCGTCctgcccacaacaccaggcttCCCCCGCCTCCCCCCACAGCCCCACAATGCCCCTCGCAGCACTAAGCTGCAACAGCCGCTCTTTAACGACCCTTCGCCACCCTTCAAGTCCCAGTCATAA